The following is a genomic window from Deltaproteobacteria bacterium.
GCCGATAGCAGAAATCGGATGAATTTCTCCGCTCTCTGATTTCTGCTTTCTGATTTCCGCTATCTCGCCTTTGCAAGCATCTCTTTACAAATCGCCTCCCCCATCTTGTTTGTCCCCACCTTTTTTGTCCCCTCGGTATGGATATCCGCCGTCCGATACCCCTTTGTAAGAACCTCCGCAACCGCCTGCTGAACTTTTTGGGCGGCCTCCGGACGGTTGAACGAATAGCGAAGCATCATCGCCGCCGATAGAATGGCGGCAATGGGATTGGCGATCCCCCTTCCCGCGATGTCGGGGGCCGAACCGTGCACCGGCTCGTACATCCCGCGCGACGATCCGTTCAACGAGGCCGAGGGGAGCATCCCGATGGAGCCGGTCAGCATGGCCGCCTCGTCGCTTAAAATATCGCCGAACAGATTCGTGGTGACAATCACGTCGAACTGTTTGGGGTTGCGGATCAATTGCATGGAGCAGTTGTCCACATACATGTGGCCCAATTCGACATCGGAATAATTTTTATGGACCTTGGTAACCACATTCCGCCAGAGCTCGGTCGCCTCCAGCACGGTCGCCTCCAGCACATTGGCCTTGTCGACCGAGACGACCTTTTTCCGGCGCTTCTGCGCCAGCTCGAAGGCCATTTTTGCGACCCGCTCGATTTCGCGCGTTGTGTAAACCAGCGTATTGAGCCCCTGCTGTTGACCGTCCGGAAGTTTTGAAATCCCGCGCGGCTTGCCGAAATAGATCCCCCCCGTCAATTCACGGACCACCATCAAGTCGATTCCTTCAATCACCTCCGGCTTGAGCGTCGAGGCGTCGATCAACGGTTTGAAAACGGTCGCGGGACGCAAGTTTGCAAACAATCCCAACTCCTCGCGCAAGCCCAAGAGGGCCCGTTCCGGACGAACGGAATAATCGAGTGTCTCCCACTTTGGTCCCCCGACCGCCCCCAGCAAAACGGCATCCGATTTTTTGGCGAGTTTGAGACTCGCATCGGGAAGCGGTTTGCCCGACTGATCATAGGCGGCGCCGCCAACGGCGGCCTCTTCGAACTCAAACGAGATCCCCTCGGTTTTTTCGAGAACCTGAAGAACCTTGATCGCCTCTTTGGTTACTTCCGGACCAATCCCATCGCCGGGGAGAACTGCTATTTTGAAGGATGGCATATACCACCATTGCTGATCTCTTGCGGCGAATCAAGGCAAATTCATCCAAATGGGTGAATGAAAAATTTGGAGATAATCACAAATTTGCCTGGCAAGACGGTTATGGCGCGTTCACTGTCAGTGAATCCCAACTGAATACGGGCATCGTTCATGCAAATTTCAAGACAAATTGTTTTGGAGTTGAAATCGAAATCCCCATGTAATTTTTGAGAACCGTTAAATCCCTGTCTCCCGAAACGATGCAATCGGCCTTCAGGGCCACGGCACACTCAATAAATTTGTTGTCATCCGGATCCCTGACAACCTCTATCTTGGGTGTCTTTGCCGTAAAAAGGGCGTTAAAGTTTTTCCTGAACAAATCGAGCAGATCCTCAAGTTCAGGCTCCCCAACAAGCCCCATGCGGCTCAAGACTTCCACATATTCCTGAACAATCGGACTGGTCAAACAGAGCGCGATCTCCCCCTTTTTCCACAAATCGATCACCTTTCGGGGATAACCGCCAAAGAAGGAGGAGACAAAGACATTCGTATCAACCACAACTCTCATTCAATTTTTGGAGGAACGCACCTGCCGCACAATTCCCGGAATATCTTTTTGGCCAAAACCGCGGGAAGTAATTTTTTTGCGGATACGCGACCAGAGATCGTCAATGTAGCCGGTGATGTCGCGGTCTTCCACATAATGGTCAATCAATTCGCGGATAACCTGGCTGGTCGTTTTTCCCTCCGCCCGCGCCAGGCAACTCAACCTGTTTTTGATTTTGTCTTCCACACGGATTATCATGGGTATTGTCATAAAAATCCCCTGTTAGATATCTTGTATATATGATATATCTAAAAAGGGGGCAAGGCAAGAGAGAAATGGTTGTAGGGGCGCAATTAATTGCGCCCCTACCTCTTAAACAACGCCTCCAGTTTCTTTTTCGCCGCGGCGGCCGGATTGTCCGCTGGACCATCATACACGCGCTTGGCAAAAACAAAATAATCGCAGAAGTTCGATTTTTCCTTGTCCACCACCCGCTCGGCCTGCGGCTCCCGGCATTCGTTGTAGGCGGTCACGCCGTAAAATTCGCAGTTTTTGCAGATATGCAGATCGCGATCGCAAAAAGGGCAACGCTCCTGACGGCCAACCCGCTCTTTAATCTCGATCGGCTTGTGGCAAAAATAACATCGCATTCTCACCATCCACTATCCACCATTCGCCATCCACTGCCTTTCAAATCCCCTTCCCCCCTTTTTTCTTCTGATAATACTCCAACCGATTCAACGCCGAGAGAAACGCCAGCGCCGAGGCCACCACAATATCGGTATGCGCCCCGGTCCCTCGGACCGTTTTCCCCTCATCCTCCAGCGTCACCAAAACCTCTCCCTGGGCATCCGTTTCCCCCGTGATGGCATTGACGACATATTTATTCAGCGCCCCCTTGAAGCCGGTGATTTTTTTGATCGCCCGATAGACCGCGTCCACAGGGCCGTCTCCCGTTTCATTGACCTCACGGCTCTCTCCGTCTATTTTGACGCGCACCATCGCCTTCGGCGTCTCTTCCGTTCCACTCACCACATGGAGCGATTCAAACTGGTAGCGTTCCGCCTTTTCCATCAGTGACTCGACAATCGTCATGATGTCTTCGTCGTAGACATTCTTTTTTTTATCCGCCAAGGCCTTAAAGGCATTGAAGGCCTGCTCCAGCAGGGCCGCTTCCAGCGGTGTTCCCAAATCGTTCAGCCGGTCGCGAAAGGCATGCCGGCCGGAATGTTTTCCCAGCACCAGCTTGTTTTTGGGAATTCCCACCGACTCCGGCGTCATGATCTCGTAGGTCTGCTGGTATTTCAGCACCCCATCCTGGTGAATCCCCGCCTCATGCGCGAAGGCGTTTTCGCCGACAATCGCCTTGTTGGGCTGGACGCTGATGCCCGTAATGAAGGTAAGCAGTTTGGAGGAAGGGAATATCTGTTCCGGTCTGATGCGCGTCTTGAAAGGAAGTTTGTCTTTCCGCACATTGAGCGTCATGACAATTTCCTCCATCGAGGCGTTGCCGGCCCGCTCACCGATGCCGTTCACCGTGCATTCCACCTGACGCGCCCCGTTTTCCACCGCGGCCAGCGAGTTGGCCACCGCCAAACCGAGATCGTTGTGACAATGGACACTGATAACCGCTTTTCCGATGTTTGGGATGTTGGCCCTCAAATAGGCAATGAGTGGCCCAAACTGGGACGGCACGGCGTAACCGACCGTATCGGGAACATTGATGGTCGTCGCCCCCGCCTCGATCACCTCGCCAAAAACCTTGACGAGGAATTCCGGCTCGCTCCGCGTGGCGTCTTCCGCGGAGAACTCGACATCCTCCGTATATTTCCGCGCATGCCGCACCGCAAGGACGGCATCCTTGAGCACCTCATCCGGCTCTTTTCGGAGCTTGTGCTTCATATGGATGGGCGAAGTGGCGATAAAGGTGTGGATCCGATTTTTCTCGGCCCCCTTCACCGCCTCCCAGCAACGGTCGATGTCGATCTTGTTGGCCCGTGCGAGACCGGCAATCGTGACCCCTTTCACCTCCTTGGCAATCCGGTGCACCGCCTCAAAATCCCCCGGCGAGGCGATGGGAAAACCAGCCTCGATGACATCGACATTCAGCTTGGCCAGTTGAACCGCCATCCGGAGTTTTTCCTCCAGATTCATGCTACATCCGGGCGACTGCTCGCCGTCGCGGAGCGTGGTGTCGAAAATTTTGATGGTATCAGCCATGAAAACGGATTGACATGAATAACCCAATCAAAAGCCTCTGGCAAGCACTCATGGTCTATGAAAACCGGACTGTCTCGCAAATCACTTTTTCAGACTTTTTTCAGGATGGGCATCGGCAATGATAAATAGCGGTATCAAGAAATGGTGTGTCGGATTCAGAAATGATTCTGGCTGCTTCAATATCGTGTTCTGCCTTGGACAACCAGCTTCTTACCAGTTCGATTTTCGCCTCATCCATAAAGGATTTTACCCTTCTCCAGAACCTGACATTCAAGAGAGGCATAAACATTTTTGTACTTATCCACTTCCGCCTGAGTTCTTACCAAAATATCCTTTGGGAAACTTAAACCATGCAGACATCGATACGCTCGAGCGGCGCGCCTGGCACGGGTCAATTCACTCTTTTCAACAATAACAAACAAATCAATGTCGCTATCCGGCCCCGGTTTTCCCCAAGCCTGAGAACCAAACAGGATAATTTTCAACGGCTTGAATTCGGCGACAAGCCGCCGGACCATTTCTTTTGTCGTTTCAGGCGTCAAAGTCATAAGAGTAAACGGGAAACCATCCCGGCAGTATCAGAATATCACAGGAATTTTCCAAGTGCCAAGAACCATTTAAAAATAAAATCCCCCACCCTCACGCTCTCCGCTGGAGGCGGACAGCGGCAAGACAGGGTTATAGTTTAAGAGAACAAAGGGTTACTCTTTAGTCCTGGGGGGCGGCCCAACGCAACGAAACCCGATACTGCCGTAGCGACTCTCGGGGAGGCCGTAGCCGCGGTAGGACGCGGCGAGGTAGCCGGGAAGATGATGTACCAGGAACCGCCGCGAAAGCCCTTAGTTCCGTGTTCTTGATAATCTTCCAACGTCCATTCCCACACATTCCCCGTCATGTCATAAACTCCATAACCATTAGGCTGAAAAGATTTAACATCAACAGCGGCATGAACAACGTCACTCTCATTAGTGGCATGAACAGCTTCACTCACACTGCAGTATTGAGCTTCCTGATGATTTAATGTGCCGCTGTGGGTTCCATATTCGTATCCTTGCGGACCCCGGGCCGCTCTTTCCCATTCTTCTCCCGTGGGGAGTCGCTTTCCTTGGGCCTCGCAATAGGCCTTGGCTTCAGGCCAGGTAACGAAAACGGCCGGCTGGTTTGGACCGGCAAACTCCGGGTATTGCGCCAATAACTCCGTCCGTTCGTTCGATGGAACAACATCTTTGACTTCAACTCCAGTGACCGATGAATCCGTGTTGATTAATTCGCTCATCTGTCGCCTCAATGCGGCCACATCGTCACCGCGGGCCACGATGGAAGTGGTGCCGCCTCGGCTGGCGATCAGTTCAAACTTTGCCCCAGACTGAGGCCCCTCGTAACGAGTGAACTGGGCGTTGGTTCCTCTGTCTCATCAACACACAACGCAGGCTTACCGCTCAACTCGGGGTGATTCGCAACATCGCCCGAGGTCAGTTTCATCCCGGCGGGACAGGCAGTTAAATCGGCCATAAAAAAATCCTCCTAAAAAAATTTTGGGGCGGCACTTTACCGCCCTACCCCCATATATCGGCAGATCGATCCGGAAGTTGCTAACTTTTTTGAGATAAGAAAAAATAAATTTAAGAGTGATTATGGGTGGTTATATCACACAAGATTACGCCTGTCCTTGTCGGCGCCTTCCTTGATGCCGATGACCTTCAATGTCCTTCTTTTCCCTTCCGTTTCTTCCTCCCCTTCCGGCTCACGAAAATAATGCGACAAAAAATCGGCAAAAGTCCGGATCTTGCGCGGCGACCGGATGATCTCCTCGACGATCCCCATCACCACATAGCCGGCGGAGACGACAAAAATCATCACCGCCGGCTCCGAGGCGATCACGAAAAGGGCCGCCACCAGCAAAACAAGATAGAAAAAGCTGGCCCTGCGGTTGAAATCCAGAACCTTGAAACTTCGGTAAGGGACGTTGCTCACCATCAACAGAGCCAACACAAAGGTCATAAACACCATGGCGTAGCTTTCCGCGGCGCCCGGACCGAACAAATGGTGATACAAAATGATGTAACTGGCCAAACAGTAGGCGGCCGCCGGAATCGGAAGCCCCTGAAAACTCTTTTTTTCCACATTGGCCGCCTGCACATTAAACCGGGCCAGACGCAACGCCCCGCAGGCAAAAAACAAAAAAGCGGCCGACCACCCGAAGCGTTTGAAATGCAAAAGGGACCAGGTATACATCAAAATTGCCGGCGCCAAACCAAACGACGCCAGATCGACCAACGAATCATATTCAAGGCCAAAGGGACTTTGCGTCCTGGTCAACCGCGCCACCCGCCCGTCCAGAAAATCGAACACTCCCGCAAAAAGGATCATCCAGGCGGCCGTAAGAAAATCGCCGTTGATGGCGCGGATAACGGCAAAGAAACCGCAGAAGAGATTCGCAGTCGTAAACAGATTCGGCAGAATGTAGATCCCCTTTTTTATTCCATCCCTTTTCATTTTGAATGGGGCCCTGCTCGGCTCGCAATGTTGCTACTCGCAACTTTTTAATTTTGTTCGCCTCGCAATAGCCCCATGCCCCGCGCTCGCAACTGGCAAAGCCAGTTTGCTCGCTTATTTTTTTTCCTCCGCAATCACGCTCTCTCCCGCCTTCACCCTTTGATTCAGCGAGACATCAATCGTGTACGACATCGGCACATACACATCCACACGCGAGCCAAAACGGATAAGCCCGTAGACCGCCCCTTTCTGCCACATCTCCCCTTCGCGTGCATGGCAGACAATGCGGCGCGCCAGCCATCCCGCGATCTGCACAAATAAAACCGGATCACCCGTCCCGCACTCCATCACCACCGCATTCTGCTCATTATCCAGCGAGGCCTTTTCGGCAAACGCCGGAAAAAACTTTCCTTTGTTGTAGCTCACCTTTTTTACAACGCCCGTCACCGGAACGCGGTTGACATGCACGTTGAGCGGCGACATAAAAATGCTGATCCGCTTCATGGGCGAGTGGATAAACCGCTTCTCCTCCACTTCTTCAATTCCGATGACCTTGCCGTCCGCCGGGGACACCACCAGACCATTCCCACAGGGAACCTCGCGCCGGGGATTTCTGAAAAAATAAACGACAAAAACAAAAACCGCCGCGGATGCGCCAAAGGCAATCCAGTGGATAAACCAGGCCACAATAGCCATTGCCGCCGCAATGGCAATAAGCGGATACCCTTCCCGCGCAATGAAAGAATGTTTCTTCAAATGACCTTCGTCCCCTTTTGCATCGCGATATTTCCCGTTTGCTCGAACTCCAAAATTCCGAAAGGCCTAAGCCTCTCGATCACGGAGGCGATTTTCGATTCATCGCCCCGAAACTCGGCGATACAGCATTTGCGATCCGAATCGAGCACCTCGCCCCCCAGTTCCCTGATCACCCCCGCGACATCGCCTCCGTCTCCGGTTTTTAAAGGCACTTTTACGAGGGCCAGCGTCCGGTTGATGGGATTTTCCATGGTGACATCGTGGACCTTGATGACATTGACCAGCTTGTTCAACTGTTTGACAATCTGCTCGAGCACCGCATCGCTCCCCTCGGTGACGATGGTCATTCGTGAAACCCTCGGGTCGAGCGTCTCGGCCACCGTCAGACTCGAAATATTGTAGCCGCGCCCCGAAAAGAGGCTCGCCACCCGCGCCAGAACGCCGAATTCGTTTTCAACAAGAACGGAAATTGTATGTTTCATTATATTTGGGGCCCTTTCGGCCCGTTTGATGCTACTCGCGTTGATGTATTTCGCCCGCCAATACTTTGTGGCGGGCCAAACCCCGCGCAAATCACCGGCAAAGCCGGATGATTTGCTTCTTTAAAGCTATAAAACAGATGATAAGGACTTGTCAAAGGCGGGAGGGCCCCTCCAAAAAGCTGGCGGGCAGGCGCCGGCCAAATGGTTCAATGGGACCCCCAAATGGTCCGTAAACTTCATCGCAAAATGGGTCGAAGTTGCATGACAAGAATCTAAGTAGAGGGGTCAAGCGAGGGGTGCAAATCCTCCACCCCGGATGTCTTGAGCTCGGGGTGATTTTCACGGAGCCAACGGACGGTATCAAGGAGTGTTTCATAGGGGTTGCGGGAGACAAAACCGAGGTCGTCTTGCGCATAGAGCGATTTGAGGCCCCAGTATTTGGAGGCCATTTCAAAGACCACCGGATCGGGGAGGGTCACAAAAGTTTCAGAGGCTTACTCGCCAGCAGAAAAAAGTTCAAGATAAACCCTCAAACCTGGCAATACCACAAAAATTCCATAGATGGGCCTCCAAGGCGAAAGACAACTGCCCCGCACCAAAAGCACAAATCTTCTTGTGGCAATCCCTCCAAAATAAATGTTATGTTTTCGGTTCCTTCCACACGGAGGCTGTGAA
Proteins encoded in this region:
- the leuB gene encoding 3-isopropylmalate dehydrogenase; this encodes MPSFKIAVLPGDGIGPEVTKEAIKVLQVLEKTEGISFEFEEAAVGGAAYDQSGKPLPDASLKLAKKSDAVLLGAVGGPKWETLDYSVRPERALLGLREELGLFANLRPATVFKPLIDASTLKPEVIEGIDLMVVRELTGGIYFGKPRGISKLPDGQQQGLNTLVYTTREIERVAKMAFELAQKRRKKVVSVDKANVLEATVLEATELWRNVVTKVHKNYSDVELGHMYVDNCSMQLIRNPKQFDVIVTTNLFGDILSDEAAMLTGSIGMLPSASLNGSSRGMYEPVHGSAPDIAGRGIANPIAAILSAAMMLRYSFNRPEAAQKVQQAVAEVLTKGYRTADIHTEGTKKVGTNKMGEAICKEMLAKAR
- a CDS encoding transposase, whose product is MAYTTIADLLRRIKANSSKWVNEKFGDNHKFAWQDGYGAFTVSESQLNTGIVHANFKTNCFGVEIEIPM
- a CDS encoding putative toxin-antitoxin system toxin component, PIN family, which gives rise to MRVVVDTNVFVSSFFGGYPRKVIDLWKKGEIALCLTSPIVQEYVEVLSRMGLVGEPELEDLLDLFRKNFNALFTAKTPKIEVVRDPDDNKFIECAVALKADCIVSGDRDLTVLKNYMGISISTPKQFVLKFA
- a CDS encoding ribbon-helix-helix protein, CopG family, with protein sequence MTIPMIIRVEDKIKNRLSCLARAEGKTTSQVIRELIDHYVEDRDITGYIDDLWSRIRKKITSRGFGQKDIPGIVRQVRSSKN
- a CDS encoding 2-isopropylmalate synthase → MADTIKIFDTTLRDGEQSPGCSMNLEEKLRMAVQLAKLNVDVIEAGFPIASPGDFEAVHRIAKEVKGVTIAGLARANKIDIDRCWEAVKGAEKNRIHTFIATSPIHMKHKLRKEPDEVLKDAVLAVRHARKYTEDVEFSAEDATRSEPEFLVKVFGEVIEAGATTINVPDTVGYAVPSQFGPLIAYLRANIPNIGKAVISVHCHNDLGLAVANSLAAVENGARQVECTVNGIGERAGNASMEEIVMTLNVRKDKLPFKTRIRPEQIFPSSKLLTFITGISVQPNKAIVGENAFAHEAGIHQDGVLKYQQTYEIMTPESVGIPKNKLVLGKHSGRHAFRDRLNDLGTPLEAALLEQAFNAFKALADKKKNVYDEDIMTIVESLMEKAERYQFESLHVVSGTEETPKAMVRVKIDGESREVNETGDGPVDAVYRAIKKITGFKGALNKYVVNAITGETDAQGEVLVTLEDEGKTVRGTGAHTDIVVASALAFLSALNRLEYYQKKKGGKGI
- a CDS encoding nucleotidyltransferase domain-containing protein, which produces MTLTPETTKEMVRRLVAEFKPLKIILFGSQAWGKPGPDSDIDLFVIVEKSELTRARRAARAYRCLHGLSFPKDILVRTQAEVDKYKNVYASLECQVLEKGKILYG
- a CDS encoding SUMF1/EgtB/PvdO family nonheme iron enzyme yields the protein MSELINTDSSVTGVEVKDVVPSNERTELLAQYPEFAGPNQPAVFVTWPEAKAYCEAQGKRLPTGEEWERAARGPQGYEYGTHSGTLNHQEAQYCSVSEAVHATNESDVVHAAVDVKSFQPNGYGVYDMTGNVWEWTLEDYQEHGTKGFRGGSWYIIFPATSPRPTAATASPRVATAVSGFVALGRPPGLKSNPLFS
- the pssA gene encoding CDP-diacylglycerol--serine O-phosphatidyltransferase; protein product: MKKGIYILPNLFTTANLFCGFFAVIRAINGDFLTAAWMILFAGVFDFLDGRVARLTRTQSPFGLEYDSLVDLASFGLAPAILMYTWSLLHFKRFGWSAAFLFFACGALRLARFNVQAANVEKKSFQGLPIPAAAYCLASYIILYHHLFGPGAAESYAMVFMTFVLALLMVSNVPYRSFKVLDFNRRASFFYLVLLVAALFVIASEPAVMIFVVSAGYVVMGIVEEIIRSPRKIRTFADFLSHYFREPEGEEETEGKRRTLKVIGIKEGADKDRRNLV
- a CDS encoding phosphatidylserine decarboxylase family protein → MKKHSFIAREGYPLIAIAAAMAIVAWFIHWIAFGASAAVFVFVVYFFRNPRREVPCGNGLVVSPADGKVIGIEEVEEKRFIHSPMKRISIFMSPLNVHVNRVPVTGVVKKVSYNKGKFFPAFAEKASLDNEQNAVVMECGTGDPVLFVQIAGWLARRIVCHAREGEMWQKGAVYGLIRFGSRVDVYVPMSYTIDVSLNQRVKAGESVIAEEKK
- the ilvN gene encoding acetolactate synthase small subunit, with product MKHTISVLVENEFGVLARVASLFSGRGYNISSLTVAETLDPRVSRMTIVTEGSDAVLEQIVKQLNKLVNVIKVHDVTMENPINRTLALVKVPLKTGDGGDVAGVIRELGGEVLDSDRKCCIAEFRGDESKIASVIERLRPFGILEFEQTGNIAMQKGTKVI